One window of the Vigna radiata var. radiata cultivar VC1973A chromosome 1, Vradiata_ver6, whole genome shotgun sequence genome contains the following:
- the LOC106775164 gene encoding cytochrome P450 82A4-like, translated as MDFVLNYLNSTTVGLLSLILFCLFLYNPFKFRQGKEAPRVAGAWPILGHLPLLSRSKTPHRTLGDLAEKYGPIFTIQLGSKKTLVINNWEIAKECFTTNDTAVSSRPKLLAMELMGYNNAVFGFAPYGPYWRELRKITTLEILSSRRVEQLQHVRVSELQSSIKEMYNLWCSQKGESGYALVDLKQWFSRLAFNMVLRMVVGKRYFGGENLDDEKAQRCVKAVEEFLRLLGVFAVGDAIPWLRWLDFGGVEKAMKETAKELDSILGEELEEHRQKKGLGEKVDEFQDFMDVMISLFDGKTIDGFDADTMIKSTVLSVISGGTDTSNTVLTWVISLILRNPHVLENVKTELDIQIGKEKLVSELDISKLTYLQAIVKETLRLYPPGPLSGPREFTENCTLSGYNIEKGTRLITNLWKIQTDSNVWEEPLEFKPERFLTTHKDIDIKGQHFELLPFGSGRRMCPGISFGLQMVHFILASFLHSFEILSASSDPIDMTETFGLTNTKTTPLEILVKPRLSFTCYENH; from the exons ATGGATTTTGTTCTAAATTACCTGAATTCCACTACCGTTGGACTTCTGTCTCTAATTCTCTTCTGTTTATTTCTGTATAATCCCTTCAAATTTCGACAAGGTAAAGAGGCTCCCAGAGTTGCAGGAGCATGGCCAATACTTGGTCACCTTCCATTGTTGAGTCGTTCAAAGACACCCCATAGAACTTTGGGTGATTTGGCTGAAAAATATGGACCCATCTTCACCATCCAACTTGGTTCAAAAAAGACTTTGGTAATCAACAACTGGGAAATAGCAAAGGAATGCTTCACCACAAACGACACGGCGGTTTCCTCTCGCCCCAAGCTTCTTGCCATGGAACTCATGGGCTACAACAACGCCGTGTTTGGCTTTGCACCCTATGGTCCCTATTGGCGCGAGCTACGAAAGATTACAACTTTAGAGATCCTTTCCTCTCGTCGAGTGGAACAACTGCAGCATGTTCGAGTCTCAGAACTTCAAAGCTCGATCAAAGAGATGTATAATCTTTGGTGTAGCCAAAAGGGTGAGTCTGGCTATGCCTTAGTGGACCTGAAACAATGGTTTTCTCGCCTGGCTTTCAACATGGTCCTTCGCATGGTCGTTGGGAAGAGATATTTTGGCGGTGAAAACTTGGACGATGAGAAGGCACAGCGATGTGTGAAAGCTGTGGAGGAATTCCTGCGTCTGTTGGGTGTGTTCGCAGTGGGAGATGCTATTCCTTGGTTGAGATGGCTTGATTTTGGAGGCGTTGAGAAGGCAATGAAAGAAACTGCCAAAGAATTGGACAGTATTTTAGGTGAGGAGTTAGAGGAACACAGACAAAAGAAGGGTTTGGGTGAGAAGGTTGATGAATTTCAAGATTTCATGGATGTCATGATTTCCTTGTTTGATGGAAAAACAATTGATGGGTTTGATGCAGATACCATGATCAAATCCACTGTACTG TCGGTGATTTCAGGAGGAACTGATACGAGTAATACTGTTCTTACATGGGTAATATCTTTGATACTAAGAAATCCTCATGTTTTGGAAAATGTTAAAACCGAACTAGACATTCAAATTGGAAAAGAGAAATTGGTGAGTGAGTTAGATATAAGTAAGTTAACATATCTTCAAGCCATAGTCAAAGAAACTCTGAGATTGTATCCTCCTGGTCCTCTTTCGGGACCTCGTGAATTCACAGAGAATTGCACTTTAAGTGGTTATAACATAGAAAAAGGAACTCGTCTAATTACAAATCTATGGAAGATTCAGACAGACAGCAATGTTTGGGAAGAGCCGTTGGAATTCAAACCAGAAAGGTTTCTAACAACACACAAAGATATTGATATCAAAGGTCAACATTTTGAGCTATTACCATTTGGAAGTGGTAGAAGAATGTGTCCAGGAATATCCTTTGGCCTTCAAATGGTGCATTTTATTCTTGCTTcttttttacattcttttgaAATTCTAAGTGCATCATCTGATCCTATTGATATGACTGAAACCTTTGGATTAACCAACACCAAAACCACTCCACTTGAAATTCTTGTTAAACCACGTCTATCGTTTACTTGTTATGAAAACCACTAA
- the LOC111242407 gene encoding uncharacterized protein LOC111242407, protein MLSELVFKWVDSSSGFLIADKVVPMNEKDFCLGLGLSLDRKEIDLKLEMGCSRCVKYIGNKTRNLTLLYKCLMKKGKSIPCAPFCSLYILVDICEILIPQRNGKVFPILFEIVDNLNDLGKYCWASLVYRCLVRGLNKASDALKKGKVTTNVYVDGCIYMLQVWFFEKLIPPKGAIEKNPRILHWMNLKLGENLVNVDVDVDVDVGTMKDEKDFKDQARXKNKDEKASTKKELKKNRREQFLESLHEQQSLVAELKRRVNLLEEEVAFEKHRRRRP, encoded by the exons ATGTTGAGTGAGTTAGTGTTTAAATGGGTGGATTCAAGCAGTGGTTTCTTAATTGCAGACAAAGTTGTGCCTATGAATGAGAAAGATTTTTGTTTAGGTTTGGGTTTGAGTTTAGATAGGAAAGAGATAGATTTAAAGCTAGAAATGGGATGTAGTAGATGTGTGAAATACATTGGcaataaaacaagaaatttgACTTTGCTAtacaaatgtttgatgaagaaaggaaaaagcatTCCTTGTGCTCCtttttgtagcttgtacatATTGGTTGATATTTGTGAGATATTAATTCCACAGCGTAATGGAAAAGTGTTTcccatattatttgaaattgttgataatttaaatgatttgggAAAATATTGCTGGGCTAGTTTAGTGTATAGATGTTTGGTACGTGGTTTGAACAAAGCTTCAGATGcattgaagaaaggaaaagtcACAACGAACGTTTATGTCGATGGTTGCATTTACATGTTGCAA GTTTGGTTTTTTGAGAAATTGATTCCTCCCAAAGGTGCTATagaaaaaaatccaagaatattgcattggatgaatttgaaattGGGAGAGAACCTA GttaatgttgatgttgatgttgatgttgatgttggtaCAATGAAGGATGAGAAAGACTTCAAGGATCAAGCAAGAGNaaaaaataaagatgaaaaggCATCAACAAAGAAGGAACTTAAGAAAAATCGCAGAGAGCAGTTTTTGGAAAGTTTACACGAGCAACAAAGTCTTGTTGCAGAACTTAAAAGGAGGGTTAATCTGTTGGAGGAAGAGGTGGCATTCGAGAAACATAGACGAAGAAGACCATAG